In a single window of the Coprothermobacter proteolyticus DSM 5265 genome:
- a CDS encoding ribose-phosphate diphosphokinase has protein sequence MGVDGRPMAVISGTANRPLAEKIVSELGMDLLPVEIYHFKDGETGIRIKESVRGYEVFLIQPTSPPVNENLMQLLIMLDALRRASVAEITVIMPYYGYARQDRKSKPREPISARLVAELIEAAGADRVVAVDLHVPQIQGFFKVPVDNLTAMPLFADYVRREKPLLQDVVIASPDVGGVVRANGLAYRLDNRPLVICDKRRTAANVAEIVHVIGDVVDKDVLIVDDIIDTGGSLIKAAQVFKDRGARSIWAFATHGLFSEGAVDAIEKSVIERVVVTDTVRSEYSSEKVQVVSVARLIAEAIKRIRTNQSISALFD, from the coding sequence ATGGGCGTTGATGGCAGACCGATGGCGGTCATTTCGGGAACTGCCAATAGACCTTTGGCAGAAAAGATTGTGAGCGAGCTTGGAATGGATCTGTTACCAGTAGAAATTTACCACTTTAAGGATGGTGAGACTGGTATACGGATTAAAGAATCGGTCAGGGGATACGAGGTTTTTCTCATACAGCCCACGTCTCCGCCTGTGAACGAGAACTTAATGCAACTATTAATAATGTTGGACGCTCTCCGGAGAGCCTCTGTTGCAGAAATCACTGTAATCATGCCTTACTACGGCTATGCACGCCAGGATAGAAAGAGCAAACCCAGGGAACCAATTTCGGCAAGACTAGTTGCTGAGCTCATAGAGGCTGCTGGAGCTGACAGAGTAGTGGCTGTAGATTTGCACGTTCCTCAGATACAAGGTTTCTTCAAAGTACCTGTGGATAACCTTACTGCCATGCCGCTTTTTGCTGATTACGTGAGAAGGGAAAAACCTTTGTTGCAAGATGTCGTAATTGCCTCACCTGATGTAGGTGGAGTAGTAAGAGCTAACGGGTTAGCATACCGTCTTGATAACAGGCCTTTGGTCATTTGTGACAAGAGAAGAACGGCAGCAAATGTGGCAGAAATTGTCCATGTCATAGGCGATGTTGTGGACAAAGACGTGCTCATTGTTGATGATATAATTGATACCGGCGGTTCTTTGATAAAGGCTGCTCAAGTCTTTAAGGATAGAGGGGCCCGTAGCATTTGGGCTTTCGCTACTCATGGCTTGTTTAGTGAAGGAGCAGTTGATGCCATTGAAAAATCAGTGATTGAGCGTGTTGTGGTTACGGACACTGTTCGAAGCGAATACTCAAGTGAAAAAGTGCAAGTGGTCAGTGTGGCGCGGCTAATCGCTGAGGCTATAAAACGTATAAGAACAAATCAAAGCATATCAGCATTATTTGAT